One genomic segment of Nothobranchius furzeri strain GRZ-AD chromosome 10, NfurGRZ-RIMD1, whole genome shotgun sequence includes these proteins:
- the rtn4r gene encoding reticulon-4 receptor isoform X2, translating into MWLNLLPQADSCPAKCICFSEPRRTVACQQQGLFSIPTEIPVRSQRIFLQSNKLTVVGSTSFSSCHNLTVLWLYSNNISHIEAGAFDGLGKLEELDIGDNSNLRTISPTAFRGLTKLHTLHLHRCGLSQLPVGVFRGMFSLQYLYLQDNNILTLHNGTFLDLANLTYLYLHNNKIKIVTDNMFRGLINLDRLLLHQNRIIYVEPKAFTSLGGLKSLFLFFNNLTVLTGETMNPLISLQYLRLNGNQWICDCRARTLWEWFKRFKGSSSELECSVPEFLAGKDLKRLKSEDLEGCVETPQLQTSLFSSKSQSGKFLSTEIPLGNNIPWCCLGDNDKSSILSGKSRQITNNPLKEKENMSKTKFKQQERTKNETQIKQNDGPLGTLSNNLDKTLENLKPDFIDNPESSTASIKKKKKCSKKPKSDTQCIKGHGSTLQMLHFLIIPMTWISLSIS; encoded by the coding sequence ATGTGGTTGAACCTGCTGCCTCAAGCTGACAGCTGTCCTGCCAAGTGCATTTGCTTCAGTGAGCCCAGGCGCACCGTGGCATGCCAACAACAAGGACTGTTTTCCATCCCTACGGAGATCCCTGTTCGAAGCCAACGGATATTTCTCCAGAGTAACAAGCTGACGGTGGTCGGGTCCACTAGCTTCAGCTCTTGCCACAATCTTACGGTTCTCTGGCTCTACTCTAACAACATAAGCCACATTGAAGCTGGAGCCTTTGATGGCTTGGGAAAACTGGAGGAACTGGACATTGGAGACAACAGCAACCTCCGAACCATTAGTCCAACAGCCTTCCGGGGCCTAACTAAGCTACATACCCTTCACCTGCACAGGTGTGGCCTATCGCAGCTGCCTGTTGGGGTATTCCGAGGAATGTTTTCTCTGCAATACCTTTACTTGCAGGACAATAACATTCTAACGCTACATAATGGCACGTTTCTGGACCTGGCGAACCTCACCTATCTCTACCTGCACAATAACAAGATCAAGATAGTAACAGACAACATGTTTCGAGGCTTAATCAATCTGGACCGACTGCTGCTGCACCAGAATCGAATCATCTATGTCGAACCTAAAGCTTTTACTAGTCTTGGTGGACTCAAATCCTTGTTCCTGTTCTTCAACAACCTTACAGTTTTGACTGGGGAGACGATGAACCCACTAATCTCCCTCCAGTATTTGCGTTTGAATGGGAATCAGTGGATCTGTGATTGCCGTGCGAGAACCTTATGGGAATGGTTCAAACGTTTCAAAGGTTCCAGCTCTGAGTTGGAGTGCAGTGTCCCTGAGTTCTTGGCTGGAAAGGACCTGAAACGATTGAAGAGTGAGGACTTGGAAGGATGTGTGGAAACACCTCAACTCCAGACCAGTCTCTTCAGCTCCAAATCACAGTCTGGGAAGTTCCTGTCTACGGAAATCCCCCTGGGAAACAACATTCCTTGGTGTTGTCTTGGAGATAACGACAAGTCCTCTATCCTTTCTGGGAAAAGTCGCCAAATCACTAACAACCCTCTGAAAGAAAAAGAGAACATGTCCAAGACTAAATTCAAACAGCAGGAAAGAACAAAAAACGAGACCCAGATCAAGCAGAATGACGGACCACTGGGAACCTTGTCCAATAACCTGGACAAGACTTTGGAAAACCTAAAGCCAGACTTTATAGATAATCCAGAATCATCTACAGCCtcaattaaaaagaaaaagaagtgttCCAAAAAGCCCAAATCAGACACTCAATGCATCAAAGGCCACGGCTCTACTTTGCAAATGCTGCACTTTCTCATCATTCCCATGACCTGGATATCTCTATCCATATCCTAG
- the rtn4r gene encoding reticulon-4 receptor isoform X1: MRCVVFDGGRLLFLVMWLNLLPQADSCPAKCICFSEPRRTVACQQQGLFSIPTEIPVRSQRIFLQSNKLTVVGSTSFSSCHNLTVLWLYSNNISHIEAGAFDGLGKLEELDIGDNSNLRTISPTAFRGLTKLHTLHLHRCGLSQLPVGVFRGMFSLQYLYLQDNNILTLHNGTFLDLANLTYLYLHNNKIKIVTDNMFRGLINLDRLLLHQNRIIYVEPKAFTSLGGLKSLFLFFNNLTVLTGETMNPLISLQYLRLNGNQWICDCRARTLWEWFKRFKGSSSELECSVPEFLAGKDLKRLKSEDLEGCVETPQLQTSLFSSKSQSGKFLSTEIPLGNNIPWCCLGDNDKSSILSGKSRQITNNPLKEKENMSKTKFKQQERTKNETQIKQNDGPLGTLSNNLDKTLENLKPDFIDNPESSTASIKKKKKCSKKPKSDTQCIKGHGSTLQMLHFLIIPMTWISLSIS; this comes from the coding sequence GGGGGCGACTCCTATTCCTGGTGATGTGGTTGAACCTGCTGCCTCAAGCTGACAGCTGTCCTGCCAAGTGCATTTGCTTCAGTGAGCCCAGGCGCACCGTGGCATGCCAACAACAAGGACTGTTTTCCATCCCTACGGAGATCCCTGTTCGAAGCCAACGGATATTTCTCCAGAGTAACAAGCTGACGGTGGTCGGGTCCACTAGCTTCAGCTCTTGCCACAATCTTACGGTTCTCTGGCTCTACTCTAACAACATAAGCCACATTGAAGCTGGAGCCTTTGATGGCTTGGGAAAACTGGAGGAACTGGACATTGGAGACAACAGCAACCTCCGAACCATTAGTCCAACAGCCTTCCGGGGCCTAACTAAGCTACATACCCTTCACCTGCACAGGTGTGGCCTATCGCAGCTGCCTGTTGGGGTATTCCGAGGAATGTTTTCTCTGCAATACCTTTACTTGCAGGACAATAACATTCTAACGCTACATAATGGCACGTTTCTGGACCTGGCGAACCTCACCTATCTCTACCTGCACAATAACAAGATCAAGATAGTAACAGACAACATGTTTCGAGGCTTAATCAATCTGGACCGACTGCTGCTGCACCAGAATCGAATCATCTATGTCGAACCTAAAGCTTTTACTAGTCTTGGTGGACTCAAATCCTTGTTCCTGTTCTTCAACAACCTTACAGTTTTGACTGGGGAGACGATGAACCCACTAATCTCCCTCCAGTATTTGCGTTTGAATGGGAATCAGTGGATCTGTGATTGCCGTGCGAGAACCTTATGGGAATGGTTCAAACGTTTCAAAGGTTCCAGCTCTGAGTTGGAGTGCAGTGTCCCTGAGTTCTTGGCTGGAAAGGACCTGAAACGATTGAAGAGTGAGGACTTGGAAGGATGTGTGGAAACACCTCAACTCCAGACCAGTCTCTTCAGCTCCAAATCACAGTCTGGGAAGTTCCTGTCTACGGAAATCCCCCTGGGAAACAACATTCCTTGGTGTTGTCTTGGAGATAACGACAAGTCCTCTATCCTTTCTGGGAAAAGTCGCCAAATCACTAACAACCCTCTGAAAGAAAAAGAGAACATGTCCAAGACTAAATTCAAACAGCAGGAAAGAACAAAAAACGAGACCCAGATCAAGCAGAATGACGGACCACTGGGAACCTTGTCCAATAACCTGGACAAGACTTTGGAAAACCTAAAGCCAGACTTTATAGATAATCCAGAATCATCTACAGCCtcaattaaaaagaaaaagaagtgttCCAAAAAGCCCAAATCAGACACTCAATGCATCAAAGGCCACGGCTCTACTTTGCAAATGCTGCACTTTCTCATCATTCCCATGACCTGGATATCTCTATCCATATCCTAG